One genomic region from Cucumis melo cultivar AY chromosome 9, USDA_Cmelo_AY_1.0, whole genome shotgun sequence encodes:
- the LOC103482641 gene encoding monocopper oxidase-like protein SKU5, with the protein MMASFGYLSLFLLPICLFVTFSSAADPFAFFDFEVSYITASPLGIPQQVIAINGKFPGPTVNVTTNNNVVINVRNKLDESMLMHWSGVQQRRSSWQDGVPGTNCPIPPKWNWTYQFQVKDQIGSFFYFPSLHFQRASGGFGGIIINNRDVIPIPFSTPDGDITILIGDWYTRNHTALRKSLDDGKDLGMPHGVLINGKGPYRYNDTLVPDGIDHETIEVHPGKTYRIRVHNVGISTSLNFRIQNHNLLLAETEGSYTVQQNYTSLDIHVGQSYSFLVTMDQNASTDYYIVASARFVNESLWKRVTGVAILHYSNSKGKAIGPLPEAPNDEFDKTFSMNQARSIRWNVSASGARPNPQGSFRYGSINVTDVYVLKNKPPVSINGKMRTTLSGISFVNPSTPIRLADQFKLKGVYKLDFPTRPLTGPPKAETSVINGTYRGFMEVILQNNDTKMQSYHMNGYAFFVVGMDYGEWTENSRGTYNKWDGIARSTIQVYPGAWTAILVSLDNVGVWNIRTENLDSWYLGQETYVRVVNPEATNKTELPMPDNALFCGQLSKLQKPQDISSATSITGDRLKMLFTLLMMISTLISALR; encoded by the exons ATGATGGCTTCTTTTGGTTACTTATCTCTGTTCCTCCTTCCAATTTGCCTGTTTGTTACATTCTCATCGGCCGCAGATCCGTTCGCTTTCTTTGATTTTGAAGTCTCCTACATCACTGCTTCTCCTCTGGGTATCCCTCAACAG GTTATTGCTATTAATGGGAAGTTTCCTGGTCCTACTGTCAATGTGACTACTAATAACAATGTTGTTATCAATGTCCGGAACAAGTTGGATGAGAGCATGCTCATGCATTG GTCTGGAGTTCAGCAGCGGCGAAGTTCATGGCAAGATGGAGTTCCAGGAACAAATTGTCCAATTCCTCCCAAGTGGAACTGGACTTACCAGTTTCAAGTTAAGGATCAGATAGggagcttcttttactttccATCACTCCATTTCCAGAGAGCGTCGGGTGGATTTGGTGGCATTATTATTAACAATAGGGATGTAATCCCCATTCCTTTTTCAACCCCAGATGGAGACATTACAATTTTGATTGGCGATTGGTACACACGGAATCACACG GCTCTGAGAAAATCCCTTGATGACGGGAAGGATCTTGGAATGCCACATGGTGTTCTTATTAATGGCAAAGGCCCCTACAGATATAATGACACGCTAGTCCCTGATGGTATCGACCATGAAACAATTGAAGTTCATCCAG GAAAAACATATCGGATTCGTGTACACAATGTTGGAATATCTACTAGTCTGAATTTCAGGATCCAAAACCACAATCTTCTTTTAGCTGAAACAGAGGGGTCATATACAGTGCAACAGAATTATACTAGCTTAGACATACATGTAGGACAGTCATATTCATTTTTGGTCACCATGGATCAGAATGCGAGCACTGATTATTACATTGTAGCTAGTGCTCGGTTTGTCAATGAATCACTTTGGAAAAGAGTTACAGGTGTTGCTATCTTGCATTACTCTAATTCCAAAGGAAAGGCAATTGGCCCTCTTCCAGAAGCACCAAATGATGAGTTTGACAAAACTTTCTCAATGAACCAGGCAAGATCAATCAG ATGGAATGTATCCGCTAGTGGTGCTCGTCCCAATCCTCAAGGATCATTCAGATATGGCTCAATCAATGTAACTGATGTTTATGTCTTGAAAAATAAGCCTCCTGTGTCAATCAATGGTAAAATGCGAACGACGCTCAGTGGAATCTCATTTGTTAATCCATCTACACCAATCAGATTGGCTGACCAATTCAAATTAAAGGGTGTTTATAAGCTCGACTTCCCCACTAGGCCACTTACAGGACCACCAAAGGCAGAGACATCAGTGATTAATGGAACATATAGAGGGTTTATGGAGGTTATACTGCAGAATAACGACACCAAGATGCAGAGCTATCACATGAATGGATACGCCTTCTTTGTCGTGGG GATGGACTATGGCGAGTGGACTGAGAATAGCAGAGGTACATACAATAAATGGGATGGAATTGCTCGCTCAACAATTCAG GTTTATCCTGGAGCATGGACTGCCATCTTGGTATCTCTTGATAACGTGGGAGTATGGAACATCAGGACAGAGAATCTCGACTCGTGGTATCTTGGGCAAGAGACGTATGTTCGGGTTGTCAATCCTGAGGCTACTAACAAAACAGAACTGCCTATGCCAGACAATGCTCTCTTTTGTGGCCAGCTTAGTAAATTACAAAa GCCTCAAGATATCTCTTCTGCAACTTCAATCACGGGCGATAGATTGAAGATGTTATTCACTCTGCTGATGATGATCTCCACTTTAATCTCTGCTTTGCGCTAA